Below is a window of Drosophila bipectinata strain 14024-0381.07 chromosome XR, DbipHiC1v2, whole genome shotgun sequence DNA.
AGCCCAACGCCATTACAGCCACCCACGATATCCTTGCCGCTCACTAACGCTCTCTCTCGCAAGCTCTCTTTATCGCGCGCGCGTTCTCGCTCTCGCCCTTTCAAACTAACGGTCTACTTCGTGGACTACTCTTGCGATCTTCGCTCTCCGGCGCGTGTCCGTGCAAGATTGCGCCTGTGTgcctgagtgtgtgtgtgcagatcaattaattttttttgtttgtgtttatttttcgcGAAAAGAGCGAAGAAGCAAGAAGGAATTCACTTaacaaatacaacaaaaaataatcaattGCGATTGCGAGTGAAAACAAACTGGAATAATGGCCGATATTATCAACATTGAGCAGCACCAGACGATCGAGGAGTTCAAGCAGAATCTCGAGGAGCTTATTCCCGATGTAGGTGGCGCTTTCTCAACTCTTCCAAAGGGGATAAAGGGAGAGGGTGGCTTAAGAGGAGATTAAATCTCTTTAAAATATGTAGTTAAGGGAGGATGATCTCTGAGGAGTATCTTATATTTCAAGTAGGACTGTCATTTTATTACTCACAACTCACGTAATCACTCCCTCTCGTTTATTTGCGGTTTCCCGGAACACTTTATGGCTTTTTAATCGATAACACCAATGACTGAAGACCACAAACACGCACAGGAATACCCATACAACTACTCCACCTAGGGGCCCTACTACAGTGGACACCTTCGATAAAGTGCACGCGCCTTCAGCTGACCCCTATATCCCACCTCCTACTCCCACCCCTATAGCCTGTAGGCATAATCACTTCCGCTCCATGTCAGTCATATGCTGGGCACTCTCTCCCTATCATGATTCTTGGAAACCAAGGACATTACCCTCGATGGTAGCCCCCCTCCTGAGCACCTgcacccacccacccaacTGGTATCATTACCATATACGTAATCGAGTGCTGTTTTCGATTCCATGTTCGCCTTTTTGGCGCACAGACATTTATCTTATCGGCAAACAGCGCTAGCGGAGCAATCAACGCTCCACCATTGGCAACACCACTGAGCTGCCATAAATTCCGCAGTCCAGTATCGGGTGATACGTACATAGAGGTGCCTTTAtgcccccaccaccaccaccaccaccatacCATCGCCACCTTGCTCCAATTTCGAGTATTTCGCGAAGCTTTTACGACACCACccggctccggctccggcttCAGCTCTGGGCTAACTTTTTGGTTTTCCCCCCAATTTGGGATTTAGGATTTGGGATTTGGGAAGTCGTCCTAGTCGGACCTAGCTCCCAACTATAGGCAGGGAGATGCCCTAATAGAGAGTCTATTGGGCAAGGTTAGTAAGGACTTGGTAGGGTTGTAGGGTTCCGAGGAGTAAAGCCGACTAGCTAAGCCTTAAGTTTATGACTAATATTAGGAATAAGAGCTTTAATCTAATCAGAACAGAGGGCCTCTATTGATTGGCCAAGGGGGATTGATTATAGGAGACCACCACGATGGccaagtttttaaataatgagTCATATTCGTGGCCAGAGATCTCACCTCTCTTAGTCATCCGGTGGAGAGCTGGAGGAAATTGATTTCCAAACTATTTTGGGCTTTCACTTTTTGGGGGTTTTGGAGGAGGTCTCCCTCCCTCCCACGGCACGCTGTCAATCAGTCAGGTGAGAAATAGTTCCTCCGAGTCGGTGAGATAACACCCATAGCTGCGATAAGACGGTAGCCGGAGATCGGAAGAAGCATTATTTTGCATACCAGAGATAGAGCAGGTGGGGGCCAGTGGCCAGACTTGATGATTGATGACTCACAGATGGATCGAATGAGTTACTCATATGATCGGAGGGGGGGAATTACTCATGGGGGATGACCTCGCGGGGCAGATGAATCATGGCAGATGGCAGAAAACTAATCAGAGCATCTCTCCCTCTTCCAGCTGGATGCCAACAAGGATGGCTTCATTGACCTGCACGAGCTGAAGGATGCCCTCAACCAGGTGGGCTTCAAACTGGCCGGCTACCAGGTGCGCGAGATGATCGACGAGTTCAAGAGCAAACAGCGCACCGCCCACCAGGGCAAGCTCAACCTGGAGGAGTTCGAGACGCTGTGCCTCGACCTGAAGAGCAAGGACGTGGCCAGCACCTTCAAGACGGTCGTCTCCAAGAAGGAGAACCTGGAGACCCTCGGCGGCATGTCGAGCATCTCATCGGAGGGCACCACGCACTCGGTCCGCCTCGAGGAGCAGCTGGCCTTCTCCGACTGGATCAACTCGAACCTGGGCCACGACAAGGACCTGCAGCACCTGCTGCCCATTGATGGCGAGGGCAAGCGCCTCTACCAGAGCATCAAGGACGGCATCCTGCTCTGCAAGATCATCAACCACTCCTGCCCGGACACGATCGACGAGCGGGCGATCAACAAGAAGAACCTCACCGTCTACCGGGAGTTTGAGAACTTGACCCTCGCCCTGGTCTCCTCCCAGGCCATCGGCTGCAACATCGTCAACATCGATGCCCACGACCTGGCCAAGGGCAAGCCCCATCTGGTCCTGGGCCTCCTCTGGCAGATCATCCGCATCGGTCTCTTCAGCCACATCACCCTGGACAGCTGCCCCGGTCTGGCCGGCCTCCTCTTCGACAACGAGCGACTGGAGGATCTCATGAAGATGTCCCCGGAGGCCATACTGCTGCGCTGGGTCAACCACCATCTGGAGCGGGCCGGCATCTCGCGCCGCTGCACCAACTTCCAGTCGGACATCGTCGACTCGGAGATCTACTCGCATCTGCTGAAGCAGATCGCCGGCAACGACGCCGACGTCAACCTGGACGCCCTCCGCGAGTCCGACCTGCAGAGCCGGGCCGAGATCATGTTGCAGCAGGCGGCCAAGCTGAACTGCCGCAGCTTCCTCACGCCCCAGGACGTCGTGAACGGTGTCTACAAACTCAATCTGGCCTTTGTGGCCAATCTCTTCAACAACCATCCCGGCCTGGACAAGCCGGAGCAGATCGAGGGCCTGGAGTCCATTGAGGAGACGCGCGAGGAGAAGAGTGAGTACTTTGATTGGCACTTTGGAGCTCCCCTATTGATATTCCCTATACCTATTCCTCTCCAGCTTACCGCAACTGGATGAACTCGATGGGCGTGTCGCCGCACGTGAACTGGCTGTACTCGGACCTGGCCGATGGCCTCGTCATCTTCCAGCTCTTCGACGTCATCAAGCCCGGCATCGTCAACTGGAGCAAGGTGCACAAGAGGTTCACCCCGCTGCGCAAGTTCATGGAGAAGCTGGAGAACTGCAACTATGCGGTGGACCTTGGCAAGCAGCTCAAGTTCTCCCTGGTGGGCATTGCTGGCCAGGATCTGAATGACGGCAATGCCACCCTGACATTGGGTGAGTATCCTCTCCCCCCACTCGATTGGTTTCGATTTCCATGCTAACTCTTGGACTTTCTGGGAACAGCTCTCATCTGGCAGCTGATGCGCGCCTACACCCTGTCCATCCTCTCCCGACTGGCCAACACCGGCAACCCCATCATCGAGAAGGAGATCGTCCAGTGGGTGAACAACCGCCTGGCGGAGGCCGGCAAGCAGTCGCAGCTGCGCAACTTCAACGACCCGGCCATTGCCGATGGCAAGATCGTGATCGACCTGATCGACTCCATCAAGGAGGGCAGCATCAACTACGAGCTGGTCCGCACCAGCGGCACACAGGAGGTGGGTTTATAGATTAGAGTCCCGAGATTAGAGTCAGTAATGCTTATACTTTGTGTGTCCTGCAGGATAACCTGGCCAATGCCAAGTACGCCATCTCCATGGCCCGCAAGATCGGTGCCCGTGTCTACGCCCTGCCCGAGGACATCACCGAGGTCAAGCCCAAGATGGTGATGACCGTGTTCGCCTGCATGATGGCCCTGGACTACGTACCCAACATGGACAGCGTCGACCagaacaaccacaacaacgcGGCAGTGCCACCAGTGGCGGTCGTCACCAACAGCAATTAAGTGGAAAGGACTACAACTCAATTATACACCTACAGAAGCCAACAGATAGTGTGGACAGGGCAATAGGGCACTGGGTGGACACCACTATTCCACTCTCATCCCCTCCTCGGACTTCCCCCCCTcctccaacaacaacaacaacttgtCCTTGTATCGGCATCTACATgcccacctttttttttttttttaaattgcgattactttttgtaatttttttttattatatatttaaacatatagcCTAGCCGGGAGTGTCCAGCCCTCGTCTGTGGCTTGTAATAAGGGGGGAGGCACTGCCCGGTGACTGGCTTTTTTGTTCAACAAGTGTGTTGCACGTACAAccttattttataaatagggATTTTCTTTGCTTTCCTCCTTTGCCTTAAAATATTAACCCCTATAGTCCGTGCAGGATCGTACATGTTCGTGCATGTCTGTGCAGTATGGAGAGGCAACAATTGTAATATTCACACCGagacactgagaaaaaaacaattaactttgtaatatatatacatatatatttatatacgaCTACGATATGCGcctatacacacacacacatgaatatatctctatatatatatatttacatgaATCGATATACGATATACGAtatatttttgcataaatGATCGAGAGAGAGTAACGTAACCGTAAACttcaaagaaaaaacaaacaaaaaaaaaaaggaaaaaaaaaaagagcaacaccttttgtatttaattatttttgtattttttttgtaagcgagatttgtttatgttttttttttccacgtgtgtgtgttttttgttctACTTCtttatacatattatatattttttgtttaactttgcgtttaagagagagagagagagaggttTAATTAGAAAGAGAGGGCGTCATGGGGGCGCCAGACATGACGGAGATGGCAACACGGATGGTTTTTTTAGTGCAATGAGGcgacatatttaaaaataaaaaagcaacaaattacaaaatacaaattaaaaattaaaaattacaaaataaaaactaaaaactaaataatattaaaaacggAAATgcaaaacagaaacagaatcGTGGAAAACAGACCAGAAAAAGATGAAGTACTACTATAtgcattataaaaataaaacaataaagtaaatctacaaaaaaaatactaaaatttaaaactattttattaatttcataatttgtATTGCAATTTCCAAGCTATAATCAGGTAATGCCCCATATTCTTGGTCTGAAATCAGAAACTAGCCCTCGTAGGATGACTCAGGAACTTGGGAACTTGAAATGGATCACCTTCTGGGCCTGGAGATATGAATTTTTTGCTTTGCGCAATTAAAGCATGTCGATAAGGATCCCCGTAATCTTGGTATTTTCGGACCCTCCATCTAATCGCCGCCACCGCCAGCTTATCAGCCAGGGAGCCTCTCACGTGGCCAGAAAATCGAGAGTGGTCGGTCGGCAggggcagggcagggcagggGGTTCACAAATCAAATCGAGTTTCCAAATCAATCAGGCGCCGAGGTATCCGGATGTTGATAATGCCACTGGAAGGGCTATATTTTTGGGGTTGGGTTGGGGGGTTTTAGGGTTAACTTcttgaatattttatagagGGTCTGGTAATGgtcttttgaattttgaaaagaAATTAATGATCTATTCATTTAAGTTTTCAAAATCAGCGCCCTTAAGTATgcaatattatattttagctTTCGCCTATAGCCAAAGCCTACTTTTGGGGGTTCAGTCCTTGTCTTCTTTTAGGCTTTCttgttaatattttatgaaatatgtttaaaaatatcaaaccTGAAATAAATACAAGTAAAGGAATACCATATTTAGAAGCTAATGTTTCAAAATATATGCCTTGAACCTTCTATAACTATCTATTATTAGTATAGTTTTTATATTAGTTCAAGTTTAATCACCATCTTAAAACTGGCCACTTATTCATTTCCTCCTGAAACTCATTTCCTGGGCACTTCCTTTCCAAatattaagaagaggaaattAATATTCATATTATCTGACTAAGAGAAGTCTTTAAACTTAAAGCTTTACAATATTCAAAGATCATTAGATTCTTGAATAATTTACCATAGATATCGGACAACCGATACAAGAAGTTACAAACAAAACTGGCAATCAAAACAGTGGTAATTGGCCTTGGCCTTTAggcgtatttttttttatcaaataatGGCAAGTGGGAGTTCCAGAATTATTTCTCATAGATAACTAATAGGTGATGTGCAATAGGCTTAGGCCCTTATCGGTTATCGGAGAATTAAGTCCACCAGACAGAAGATCCAGACCACCAGACAGAAGTATAAAAGGCCCCACAGCCCCATGTGGTGGATATAGTTATTCCCAATCATGAAGTATCTACTGGTTCTGGCACTCTGCTTTTTGGCTGTGAGTTTtaccaaagaaaataaatatcccTAAGTCTCATATACTAACACCCCAATCCTGCCCAACCAGGTCAATGCCCTGGTGGTGCCGTACAACGGCGAGGATCAGGAGGAGGACCTCCGTCTCTTCAGCGCCACCTACAGCGCCCTCAAGACCGCCCTGCGCACCATCAAGGGTCTCAGCTGCATCATCGACTGGGTGGTGGGGATCAAGGCCAGTGCCGAGAAGTTCAACTCGGACATTATCCTATGTGGCGTGACCGCTAGCAAGGATGTGACCAACCTGATAAACGCCAACCTGGAGATCATCAATTCCTGCAGCAACATCATCAACCTGAAGTCCACCATTTGCGCCGCCGCCGACGATGAGGAGGCCAAGATCACCAACAGCTGCTTCGTGAAGACCGTCGCCCAGGTGTGGAAGCTGAAGAAGCAGGTGGAGAAGGCCGCCAGCCTGGCCGCCAAGCTGCCCCAGACCGGACCCAATGCCTCGGCCTGTGTCAGCGAGTCGGTGACCACACTGGTCGAGTACTACACCCTGTTCCCCCAAAACATTGTCAGCTGCTCCAAGCTGACTTCCTAAGAGATGGGATAGATACCACAAAACTGCgagcatttaataaatttttttttttaatatattagcTAAAGGTAttcttttataatattttacaaattatgGCCcttaaaagttttcttttaagaCATACTTTTGAGTTTGAAAAGTATGACTGTTTGGCCATGATTTTGAAGGTCTTTATATCTTCTATCTTTAGAAGAAGAGATATGGAGATATGGATGGAAAGATATACACTTGTATGtacaattatttatatttattcctACAGGCTGGAAGATCGGTTGCCGGTTGACCCTAGGAAGTGGAATTAAACGCTTAATCAGTAGAATTAGTAGAGTTAACTAGTAGAACCCTTGAAGTAAAAATTAAAGAGCCTTTCTAATATTTGAGGAAGCTCAATGGATTGGAAGGATAAAGTACTTTGACAATGAATGCATAGGTACTACCTAATAAGGTCTATTAGGACACTGAAAGGAAACCAATAGGATCCCAACAGGTTAGGATCCCAAAGGAATGGAGTTAATATGATTTTTCAAttgatttccttttatttCCAGAGGATCGGTAGCAAAAATACATCCAATAGGAAGACCACTTGGAAACTGAAGGTAAAGTCGAGTCCTTAGACCCTTAATCCCCACTCCCCAATCATCCCCACTAAGAAATATacctaattttcattttttcataatcgtatttatttatttcgtcCCTTCATGACGCCCCTACTGCTGTCCCTTTATGATGGCGATGCACTGGTTGATGTTGGGCATGTAGGCGTTGCAGGAATCGACCACAGACTGGGTGGCGGTTATGTAGCAGTTGCTGGTGTCCTTGGGCAGCTTGGCGGAGTTCTTGATGATGGAGTTCATGCGGCGCACAATTTTCATGGATGTGATGAACATCTTCCTGCCGCAGTTCACCCAGTTCTTCAGCCAGAAGGAGGAGCTGTTCTCGTCCTTGGCGCACAGGGTGTTCAGTTGGGTGAGGCTGTTGCCCAGAGTAATCATTTCACTGGCAGTGTTCACAATGGCGAGCACATCCTTGGGCATGGCAGTGGTGCACTTAGCGACATTCTTAACATAGCTGGTGCAATCAAGGACCACATGAGCCGTCTCATCGACGATGCACATGGTACCGTTAACACCATGGAATCCAGCCTTCAGGACTTTCCAGCAGCCGCCGACGAAGCCGTGAGGCTCAAAGTCCATGAAATCCATGTCGTCCATGCCCTCCATGTCCATGCCGTCCATGTCCTTGTCCATGCCAGTCATGGCGAGGTCATCATAGCCGATGGCGTTGGcctaaaaaattcaaatatatttaagatcgtttatttaagtttttcttCACATTTCGAGCACTATAcacttttgttttggtttctttcaaataatcaaaaaaaaaaaaacaaaaaaaagggtttcaaGAGGGGtattatcttttttttgtgatttgttTTTGTCACACTtatggttcttttttttttttagataacgATGATAATGAGTACTCGTGCACTTCTCAACCTCCTCGATCTTTGGAGGAGACACCGGCAGGACACTTACATTGGCGGTGGCCAGCAGGAAACTGGCAGAGGCCACAATCAAAAGGCAGACGTTGAGGACTTTCATTGTTGGAATATTCACTGGCGAATGTTTGCT
It encodes the following:
- the Fim gene encoding plastin-1 isoform X1 codes for the protein MADIINIEQHQTIEEFKQNLEELIPDLDANKDGFIDLHELKDALNQVGFKLAGYQVREMIDEFKSKQRTAHQGKLNLEEFETLCLDLKSKDVASTFKTVVSKKENLETLGGMSSISSEGTTHSVRLEEQLAFSDWINSNLGHDKDLQHLLPIDGEGKRLYQSIKDGILLCKIINHSCPDTIDERAINKKNLTVYREFENLTLALVSSQAIGCNIVNIDAHDLAKGKPHLVLGLLWQIIRIGLFSHITLDSCPGLAGLLFDNERLEDLMKMSPEAILLRWVNHHLERAGISRRCTNFQSDIVDSEIYSHLLKQIAGNDADVNLDALRESDLQSRAEIMLQQAAKLNCRSFLTPQDVVNGVYKLNLAFVANLFNNHPGLDKPEQIEGLESIEETREEKTYRNWMNSMGVSPHVNWLYSDLADGLVIFQLFDVIKPGIVNWSKVHKRFTPLRKFMEKLENCNYAVDLGKQLKFSLVGIAGQDLNDGNATLTLALIWQLMRAYTLSILSRLANTGNPIIEKEIVQWVNNRLAEAGKQSQLRNFNDPAIADGKIVIDLIDSIKEGSINYELVRTSGTQEDNLANAKYAISMARKIGARVYALPEDITEVKPKMVMTVFACMMALDYVPNMDSVDQNNHNNAAVPPVAVVTNSN
- the Fim gene encoding plastin-1 isoform X2, giving the protein MAALNKFTKTLSIDEKAEIKEKFTELDANKDGFIDLHELKDALNQVGFKLAGYQVREMIDEFKSKQRTAHQGKLNLEEFETLCLDLKSKDVASTFKTVVSKKENLETLGGMSSISSEGTTHSVRLEEQLAFSDWINSNLGHDKDLQHLLPIDGEGKRLYQSIKDGILLCKIINHSCPDTIDERAINKKNLTVYREFENLTLALVSSQAIGCNIVNIDAHDLAKGKPHLVLGLLWQIIRIGLFSHITLDSCPGLAGLLFDNERLEDLMKMSPEAILLRWVNHHLERAGISRRCTNFQSDIVDSEIYSHLLKQIAGNDADVNLDALRESDLQSRAEIMLQQAAKLNCRSFLTPQDVVNGVYKLNLAFVANLFNNHPGLDKPEQIEGLESIEETREEKTYRNWMNSMGVSPHVNWLYSDLADGLVIFQLFDVIKPGIVNWSKVHKRFTPLRKFMEKLENCNYAVDLGKQLKFSLVGIAGQDLNDGNATLTLALIWQLMRAYTLSILSRLANTGNPIIEKEIVQWVNNRLAEAGKQSQLRNFNDPAIADGKIVIDLIDSIKEGSINYELVRTSGTQEDNLANAKYAISMARKIGARVYALPEDITEVKPKMVMTVFACMMALDYVPNMDSVDQNNHNNAAVPPVAVVTNSN
- the LOC108131859 gene encoding uncharacterized protein — its product is MKYLLVLALCFLAVNALVVPYNGEDQEEDLRLFSATYSALKTALRTIKGLSCIIDWVVGIKASAEKFNSDIILCGVTASKDVTNLINANLEIINSCSNIINLKSTICAAADDEEAKITNSCFVKTVAQVWKLKKQVEKAASLAAKLPQTGPNASACVSESVTTLVEYYTLFPQNIVSCSKLTS
- the LOC108131858 gene encoding uncharacterized protein, whose amino-acid sequence is MKVLNVCLLIVASASFLLATANANAIGYDDLAMTGMDKDMDGMDMEGMDDMDFMDFEPHGFVGGCWKVLKAGFHGVNGTMCIVDETAHVVLDCTSYVKNVAKCTTAMPKDVLAIVNTASEMITLGNSLTQLNTLCAKDENSSSFWLKNWVNCGRKMFITSMKIVRRMNSIIKNSAKLPKDTSNCYITATQSVVDSCNAYMPNINQCIAIIKGQQ